From the Bacillota bacterium genome, one window contains:
- a CDS encoding ABC transporter ATP-binding protein encodes MANREMSVVRRRGMMERRDGLALEVDRLEKVFRERGAREIRAVDGISFRVAPGEVVGLLGPNGAGKTTTIKCILGLVQPTSGRVTIFGRDIASHYPGILSQVSAVLEGSRNLYWRMTVWENIEFFTGIHGLPRRQHLRYFDHLVERFGLAEKRNVEVRKLSQGMKQKTAVVCALAKRTPLVFLDEPTLGLDVETSYELRETLKDLAREENRTVVLSSHDMDVVQDVCQRVIIMAAGRVVADDSIEHLMGLFRTKAYRLALRGPALDELEASLAARFPGLELQRSAYLTQIRLRLPEPDDIYTLMDLLRDAGATIEGLSQEEPDLEKVFLEIVRKERENQCNSHTP; translated from the coding sequence ATGGCGAACAGGGAGATGAGTGTGGTGCGAAGGAGGGGCATGATGGAGCGTCGCGACGGGCTTGCCCTTGAAGTAGACCGGCTTGAAAAGGTGTTCCGCGAACGGGGCGCACGTGAGATTCGGGCGGTCGATGGAATCAGCTTCAGGGTGGCACCCGGGGAAGTGGTCGGCCTCCTCGGCCCGAACGGTGCAGGCAAGACCACCACCATCAAGTGCATCCTCGGCCTCGTCCAACCAACATCGGGCAGGGTGACCATCTTCGGACGCGACATCGCCTCGCACTACCCCGGCATCCTCAGCCAGGTGAGCGCGGTCCTCGAAGGAAGCCGCAACCTTTACTGGAGGATGACCGTGTGGGAGAACATCGAGTTTTTCACCGGCATCCATGGGTTGCCGCGACGGCAACACCTCCGCTACTTCGACCATCTCGTCGAGCGGTTCGGCCTCGCCGAGAAGCGGAACGTAGAGGTCCGCAAGCTGTCTCAGGGGATGAAGCAGAAGACCGCGGTGGTCTGCGCGCTGGCAAAGCGCACACCCCTCGTCTTCCTCGATGAGCCCACGCTCGGCCTTGATGTGGAGACCTCATACGAGCTCCGCGAGACCCTGAAAGACCTCGCGAGGGAGGAAAACCGCACGGTCGTCCTGAGCAGCCACGACATGGACGTGGTCCAGGATGTGTGCCAGCGCGTCATCATAATGGCTGCGGGGCGCGTAGTTGCCGACGACTCCATCGAGCACCTCATGGGGCTCTTCAGGACCAAGGCGTACCGGCTCGCCCTGCGGGGTCCCGCGCTGGACGAGCTTGAGGCCAGCCTCGCCGCGCGTTTCCCCGGGCTGGAGTTGCAGAGATCGGCCTACTTGACCCAGATACGGTTGCGACTTCCGGAGCCGGACGACATCTACACGCTAATGGACCTCTTGCGCGACGCGGGCGCTACCATCGAGGGGCTCTCGCAGGAAGAGCCGGACCTCGAGAAGGTCTTCCTCGAGATCGTCCGAAAGGAGAGGGAGAATCAGTGCAACTCGCACACGCCCTGA
- a CDS encoding S8 family serine peptidase — MYGRVLGHVVMENAYASSLTTSTTAVPGVVVQGATRSKPLSTPGGPAYSPSDFLASFRPGTTSDQIRAAAERHGYSIKRIIEGTGIYVIAVPHGTDPASAAEEFKEDPLVEHAQPNYTARVGGAAAPTMLASALGTAKTARVVPNDPYYPRQWGPEAMSLPYAWEFTTGSSSVTVAVIDTGVQTDHPDLAGHITTGYDFYNRTTYVRDINGHGTHVAGIIGAVTNNAIGIAGINWNVRVMPLKVTDDSGSGYLDLSMIIEALRYAADHGADVVNMSFQIGDATTGEDPFMDQAIEYAYSKGVTMVAAAGNDGKLWVAYPARDPRVIAVGAVGPDLVRASWSNYGSEVDVVAPGSDILSTWPTNSFANASGTSMATPHVAGLAALMIASGVRGPAAVAKALHETAMDLGSPGQDSEYGWGLVNGHAAVTGSSITTMKVFAGEDDGTTLTYHSAVASPAPGGLYEVDDVEAGSWYIYGWIDVNHNGMIDDGDYYGRTPGRITSNGDTITGVDLYVRINAGSVPTAKLAGASSPESRGGLSRGPGAGADVADGDGGVRLVRLTPKGSAGTSSTAGKGR, encoded by the coding sequence GTGTACGGGCGGGTCCTCGGGCACGTGGTGATGGAAAACGCGTACGCGTCGAGCCTTACGACCTCGACGACCGCCGTGCCAGGCGTGGTGGTTCAGGGTGCAACGCGGAGCAAACCTCTCTCGACTCCAGGCGGTCCGGCCTACTCGCCTTCTGATTTCCTGGCTAGCTTCCGTCCGGGCACCACGTCCGACCAGATCCGCGCTGCAGCGGAGCGACACGGCTACAGCATAAAGCGTATCATCGAGGGCACGGGCATATACGTCATCGCCGTGCCACACGGCACCGATCCCGCCAGTGCCGCTGAGGAGTTCAAGGAGGACCCGCTCGTGGAGCACGCGCAGCCCAACTACACGGCCCGTGTGGGCGGAGCGGCGGCTCCGACGATGCTGGCGAGCGCGCTTGGCACGGCCAAGACGGCGCGCGTCGTCCCCAACGACCCATATTACCCGCGGCAATGGGGACCGGAGGCGATGAGCCTTCCCTACGCGTGGGAGTTCACCACCGGAAGCTCGTCCGTGACGGTGGCGGTGATAGACACGGGCGTCCAGACCGACCACCCCGATCTCGCGGGGCACATCACCACGGGCTACGATTTCTACAACCGTACCACGTATGTGCGGGACATCAACGGCCACGGAACTCACGTGGCAGGAATCATAGGGGCCGTGACAAACAACGCCATCGGCATAGCGGGCATCAACTGGAACGTGCGCGTCATGCCCCTTAAGGTGACGGACGACTCCGGCTCTGGCTACCTCGACCTTTCGATGATCATCGAGGCCCTGCGGTATGCCGCCGACCACGGCGCGGACGTCGTGAACATGAGCTTCCAGATAGGCGACGCCACGACGGGCGAGGACCCCTTCATGGACCAGGCCATCGAATACGCCTACAGTAAGGGTGTGACCATGGTCGCGGCCGCGGGCAACGACGGGAAGCTGTGGGTCGCGTACCCCGCGCGTGACCCAAGGGTCATCGCCGTAGGCGCAGTGGGCCCCGACCTCGTCCGTGCCTCGTGGAGCAACTACGGCAGCGAGGTGGACGTGGTCGCCCCGGGCTCTGACATCCTGAGTACGTGGCCCACCAATTCTTTTGCGAACGCCTCGGGGACCTCGATGGCCACGCCGCACGTGGCGGGCCTCGCCGCCCTGATGATCGCCTCGGGGGTCAGGGGACCGGCCGCGGTGGCGAAGGCGCTTCACGAGACGGCCATGGACCTTGGGTCCCCAGGGCAGGACAGCGAGTACGGGTGGGGCCTCGTCAACGGCCACGCTGCAGTAACCGGTTCGTCCATAACGACTATGAAGGTCTTCGCGGGCGAGGACGACGGGACTACGCTCACCTACCACAGTGCGGTGGCAAGCCCCGCTCCCGGCGGGCTATATGAGGTGGACGACGTCGAGGCTGGCTCCTGGTACATTTACGGTTGGATCGACGTCAACCACAACGGCATGATCGATGACGGTGACTATTACGGGCGCACCCCGGGAAGGATCACGTCGAACGGGGACACGATCACCGGGGTGGACCTGTACGTGCGGATCAACGCTGGCTCGGTGCCAACAGCGAAACTGGCGGGGGCAAGCTCGCCAGAGTCGCGAGGAGGGCTGTCTAGAGGGCCTGGTGCAGGGGCGGACGTGGCGGACGGGGACGGCGGCGTGCGCCTTGTGCGCCTGACGCCCAAGGGCTCTGCCGGGACTAGCTCTACCGCGGGAAAGGGAAGGTGA
- a CDS encoding leucine--tRNA ligase — protein MATERAPERIERYDHQAIEKKWRDIWEETGAHRTDENPDKPKYYCLDMFPYPSGSGLHVGHWRGYVLSDAWSRYKKMQGYAVLHPMGWDAFGLPAENDAIKKGIHPEVSTARNIATFKRQLHDIGAMYDWSREINTSSPEYYKWTQWIFLKMFEKGLAYRKEMPINWCPSCKTGIANEEVVAGECERCGTKVTKKNLVQWMLRITAYADRLLEDLDKLDWPEKVKKMQADWIGRSYGSEITFDVQGTQDTITVFTTRADTLFGATYMVLAPEHPLVAKVTTPEMRPAVDDYIERTLAKSSVDRMTATKEKTGVFTGGYAINPINGRRIPIWIADYVLMDYGTGAVMGVPGHDERDFDFATAFGLPIIRVIAPTEIARRDMAGAAAMPLDHAETEYGVMVNSGEFDGMTSEEGKKAVTEKLAKAGKARFTVNYKMRDWVFSRQRYWGEPIPIVHCEKCGEVPVPEDQLPVLLPRVERYEPTGTGESPLAAIAEWVNTTCPKCGGPAKRETNTMPQWAGSCWYFIRYVDPKNDKQLCDPAKANAWLPVDLYVGGIEHAVLHLLYSRFYVKFLYDIGAIGFDEPFGRLFNQGMIYKDGAKMSKSKGNVVSPDDMVERYGADSLRLYELFIGPPELDSEWNDSGIEGMYRFLNRVWHLVNSHHCREGVEAATRRGTAAAPATGAEAAVRATGAVGPRVAGQIPAALERERHRAAMEVTQRLEAFKLNTAVSALMSYVNFLNDWADENGAVDRDSLETLVRLLAPFAPHIAEELWQRLGHNESVFTASWPEYDPAKVEEDLVTLPVQVNGKLRGTIQVHKDAPEAEVIAAAREAGTVARHIAGKQIVKEIYAPGKIVNIVVR, from the coding sequence ATGGCTACTGAGCGAGCACCTGAGCGCATCGAAAGATACGACCATCAGGCTATAGAGAAGAAATGGCGCGATATCTGGGAGGAGACTGGCGCCCACCGCACCGACGAGAACCCCGACAAGCCCAAATACTACTGCCTGGACATGTTCCCGTACCCGTCCGGCTCGGGCCTGCACGTCGGCCACTGGCGCGGCTACGTCCTGAGCGACGCGTGGAGCCGCTACAAGAAGATGCAGGGCTACGCGGTGCTCCATCCGATGGGCTGGGACGCGTTCGGGCTCCCCGCAGAGAACGACGCGATCAAGAAGGGGATCCACCCCGAGGTGTCCACGGCGCGCAACATCGCCACCTTCAAGCGCCAGCTCCACGACATCGGCGCAATGTACGACTGGAGCCGCGAGATCAATACGAGCTCCCCGGAGTATTACAAGTGGACGCAGTGGATCTTCCTGAAGATGTTCGAGAAGGGCCTCGCCTATCGCAAGGAGATGCCCATCAACTGGTGTCCGAGCTGCAAGACGGGCATCGCCAATGAGGAGGTCGTGGCAGGCGAGTGCGAGCGCTGCGGCACCAAGGTCACGAAGAAGAACCTGGTCCAGTGGATGCTCAGGATCACCGCGTATGCCGACAGGCTCCTCGAGGACCTCGACAAGCTCGACTGGCCTGAAAAGGTCAAGAAGATGCAGGCAGACTGGATCGGCCGCAGCTACGGCTCGGAGATCACCTTCGACGTGCAGGGCACGCAGGACACTATCACGGTGTTCACGACCAGGGCCGACACGCTCTTCGGTGCAACATACATGGTCCTCGCGCCGGAGCATCCCCTTGTCGCGAAAGTCACCACGCCCGAGATGCGCCCGGCAGTCGACGACTACATCGAGCGCACCCTCGCCAAGTCATCGGTGGACCGGATGACCGCGACGAAGGAGAAGACCGGTGTCTTCACGGGGGGCTACGCCATCAATCCCATCAACGGCCGCCGTATCCCCATCTGGATCGCCGATTACGTCCTCATGGACTACGGCACGGGCGCGGTCATGGGCGTGCCGGGCCACGACGAGCGAGACTTTGACTTCGCCACGGCTTTTGGACTCCCCATCATAAGGGTGATCGCTCCGACGGAGATCGCGCGCCGGGACATGGCGGGCGCTGCCGCGATGCCCCTTGACCACGCCGAGACGGAATACGGCGTCATGGTCAACTCGGGCGAGTTTGACGGAATGACGTCCGAGGAAGGCAAGAAGGCCGTTACTGAGAAGTTGGCGAAGGCCGGCAAGGCACGCTTCACGGTCAACTACAAGATGCGCGACTGGGTCTTCTCGCGCCAGCGCTACTGGGGCGAGCCCATTCCCATCGTGCACTGCGAGAAGTGCGGCGAGGTCCCCGTGCCGGAGGACCAGCTTCCCGTGCTGCTGCCGCGCGTCGAGCGCTACGAGCCCACCGGAACCGGTGAATCGCCCCTCGCAGCGATAGCCGAATGGGTGAACACCACTTGCCCGAAGTGCGGAGGGCCCGCGAAGCGTGAGACCAACACCATGCCGCAGTGGGCAGGGTCGTGCTGGTACTTCATTCGCTACGTCGATCCGAAGAACGATAAACAGCTTTGCGACCCGGCAAAGGCCAACGCGTGGCTGCCTGTGGACCTTTACGTCGGCGGCATAGAGCATGCCGTGCTGCACCTGCTCTACTCCCGGTTCTACGTAAAGTTCCTGTACGACATCGGAGCCATCGGGTTCGACGAGCCCTTCGGCAGGCTCTTCAACCAAGGCATGATCTACAAAGACGGCGCCAAAATGAGCAAGTCCAAGGGCAACGTCGTAAGCCCTGATGACATGGTCGAGCGGTACGGTGCGGACTCGCTCAGGCTTTACGAGCTTTTCATCGGCCCGCCCGAGCTCGACTCGGAATGGAACGACAGCGGCATTGAGGGGATGTACCGCTTCCTCAACAGGGTGTGGCATCTCGTGAACTCCCACCACTGCCGCGAAGGCGTGGAGGCGGCGACTCGCAGGGGGACAGCGGCCGCGCCCGCGACGGGGGCTGAGGCTGCCGTGAGAGCGACAGGTGCTGTGGGGCCACGGGTTGCCGGCCAAATCCCTGCGGCCCTTGAACGCGAGCGACACCGCGCCGCCATGGAAGTCACCCAGCGCCTGGAGGCCTTCAAGCTCAACACTGCGGTCAGCGCGCTGATGTCTTACGTGAACTTCCTGAACGACTGGGCGGACGAGAACGGCGCGGTAGATAGGGACAGCCTCGAGACGCTCGTGAGGCTCCTTGCCCCGTTCGCGCCGCACATCGCGGAGGAGCTGTGGCAGCGGCTCGGCCACAACGAGAGCGTGTTCACGGCGAGCTGGCCCGAGTACGACCCCGCGAAAGTCGAGGAAGACCTCGTGACCTTGCCTGTGCAGGTCAACGGCAAGCTTCGCGGCACCATCCAGGTGCATAAGGATGCGCCGGAGGCGGAGGTCATCGCGGCCGCCCGGGAGGCCGGCACCGTGGCGCGCCACATCGCCGGGAAGCAGATCGTTAAGGAGATATACGCTCCAGGGAAGATCGTCAACATCGTCGTGCGGTGA
- a CDS encoding pyridoxal phosphate-dependent aminotransferase: MARRVEVTRAGIPQSRRACEIPPFIVMDVLERAKELERSGRSVIHLEVGEPDFRTPEPIREACRRALAAGETGYTSSLGIPELREAIARYYSERYGIDVPARRVIVTPGSSPALLLVFEALLDPGDEVIISDPCYSCYPNYIRAAEGVPVRVKVPAENGFRFVPDEVRSRVTPRTKAILINSPANPTGNLLSAEDLQALADIGIPIVSDEIYHGLVYEGRAHSILEFTDNAFVINGFSKTWAMTGWRLGYAILPEEFVRPVQKLQQNLLICAGSFTQRAAVAAFSDECKPYVDEMVRTYDERRRYIVPRLREIGLPVAGEPTGAFYVLADARKYSNDSYNLAFRILEECGVATAPGIDFGPNAEGYLRFSYANSLENIEEGLRRLERFFAEGGGCR, translated from the coding sequence ATGGCGAGAAGGGTTGAAGTCACAAGAGCAGGCATTCCCCAATCACGCAGGGCGTGTGAGATCCCGCCCTTCATAGTCATGGATGTGCTCGAGAGGGCGAAAGAGCTCGAGCGGTCGGGGAGGAGCGTCATTCATCTCGAGGTGGGTGAGCCGGACTTCCGGACACCCGAGCCGATACGGGAGGCGTGCCGCAGGGCGCTCGCCGCGGGCGAGACAGGGTACACGTCCAGCCTTGGTATTCCCGAGCTGCGCGAGGCGATAGCCAGGTACTATTCCGAGAGGTACGGCATTGATGTGCCCGCCCGGCGTGTGATCGTGACGCCCGGGAGCTCTCCCGCACTTCTCCTGGTTTTCGAAGCTCTCCTGGACCCCGGGGACGAGGTCATCATCTCCGATCCGTGCTATTCATGCTACCCGAACTACATCCGGGCGGCCGAAGGGGTCCCCGTGCGTGTGAAGGTGCCGGCGGAGAACGGGTTCCGGTTCGTCCCGGATGAGGTGCGGTCTCGCGTCACTCCGAGAACGAAAGCCATCCTGATCAACTCGCCGGCGAACCCCACTGGTAATCTCCTGAGCGCGGAGGACCTTCAAGCCCTTGCCGATATCGGCATTCCCATCGTGTCCGACGAAATATACCACGGGCTGGTGTACGAAGGGCGAGCCCACTCGATCCTCGAGTTCACCGATAATGCGTTCGTGATAAATGGCTTTTCGAAGACCTGGGCTATGACGGGGTGGCGACTGGGTTACGCCATCCTTCCTGAGGAGTTTGTGCGACCCGTGCAGAAGCTGCAGCAGAACCTGCTGATTTGCGCCGGGTCCTTCACGCAGCGCGCTGCGGTGGCAGCGTTCTCTGACGAGTGTAAGCCTTACGTAGACGAGATGGTTCGCACGTACGACGAGCGCCGACGGTATATCGTCCCGAGGCTCAGAGAGATCGGCCTCCCGGTGGCGGGGGAGCCGACAGGCGCCTTCTACGTGCTCGCGGACGCCAGGAAATACTCCAACGACTCCTACAACCTGGCGTTCAGGATCCTCGAGGAGTGCGGCGTGGCCACCGCGCCTGGGATAGACTTCGGCCCGAATGCCGAGGGCTACCTGCGCTTCTCTTATGCGAACTCCCTTGAGAACATCGAGGAGGGGCTCCGCAGGCTCGAGCGCTTCTTCGCGGAGGGCGGGGGATGCCGCTAG
- a CDS encoding GNAT family N-acetyltransferase, with the protein MMPSDERSRLGASGFRIRELNEADLSLIADLTRRAFSTPHVPSPGLPAPGATHETREGIVKELRAGTRVFVLYLGPGTGQDGNGLGPAGIVRVTPRPPDAWVLSRFGVLPEFRGRGAGTLLLSSIEKQARDAGVRRLVLYCVVERLLVPYYQQRGFRVTAVAPHTEKPLTVATMEKDIGQDSCKENCGDSLTRVTRATPDADVTPEWGALPQRGLYVLWLYVPEPSVVRIGSLGEHSLDRGLYAYVGSGVKGLPHRLRRHWTGGGSRRWHVDWLRAVARPVGIDVVPIVSREVEASSVVSLPTLSECELADSLCKVSGVTRHIPRFGASDCGCAGHLFSVPRTSTAHSLPRSWQDSLLCCYRHPYATRP; encoded by the coding sequence ATGATGCCGTCCGACGAGAGATCACGATTGGGAGCGTCAGGATTCAGAATACGAGAGCTCAACGAGGCAGATCTATCCTTGATTGCCGACCTCACTCGCAGAGCTTTCTCAACGCCGCACGTTCCTAGTCCCGGTCTGCCGGCGCCGGGCGCGACGCACGAGACCCGCGAAGGAATCGTGAAGGAGTTGAGAGCGGGCACGCGCGTTTTTGTGCTCTATCTCGGTCCCGGCACAGGGCAAGACGGAAACGGCTTAGGGCCCGCAGGCATCGTCCGCGTTACACCTCGTCCCCCGGACGCATGGGTTTTGAGCCGGTTCGGCGTGCTCCCCGAATTCCGGGGACGCGGGGCGGGAACGCTCCTTCTCAGCTCCATCGAAAAGCAGGCGAGAGACGCCGGGGTGAGGCGGCTCGTGCTCTACTGCGTTGTGGAACGTCTCCTAGTCCCATACTATCAGCAGCGTGGTTTCAGGGTGACCGCCGTCGCGCCGCACACCGAGAAACCCCTCACCGTCGCCACAATGGAGAAGGACATCGGGCAAGACAGCTGCAAAGAGAACTGCGGGGACTCCCTTACCCGTGTCACCCGCGCTACTCCGGACGCGGACGTCACCCCTGAATGGGGCGCCCTGCCTCAGAGAGGCCTTTACGTTCTGTGGCTCTACGTGCCTGAGCCCAGCGTGGTCCGTATCGGAAGTCTGGGCGAGCACTCGCTCGACAGGGGGTTGTACGCCTACGTCGGCTCCGGCGTCAAGGGTCTCCCCCATCGCCTCCGCCGCCACTGGACGGGCGGCGGAAGCCGCCGCTGGCATGTGGACTGGCTCCGGGCGGTAGCGAGACCCGTGGGAATCGATGTCGTCCCAATTGTGTCTCGCGAGGTGGAAGCCTCATCGGTGGTCTCATTGCCGACCCTTTCAGAGTGCGAGCTGGCGGATTCCCTGTGCAAGGTGTCGGGCGTGACTCGGCACATACCTCGCTTCGGGGCGAGTGACTGCGGGTGTGCAGGACACCTCTTTTCCGTCCCTCGCACCTCCACGGCGCATTCCTTGCCTCGCTCATGGCAGGACAGCCTCTTGTGCTGCTATCGCCATCCGTACGCGACGAGGCCGTAG
- a CDS encoding caspase family protein has protein sequence MLCGHALKTTLSPGTYDVSITHERFINGLTYPGVWVVADTTTHLGEAKLGSFFYLIIGINDYPDEANDLHYAVADADLLESTLWGTNGYAGKVVKLTDQQATKAGILNAIAAIGDEMSPDGQDYFVMTFSGHGASDGEPSPNPGDPPYECLVASDGQAIYDYELRQCVAYYIPASPVTGTRYCTFIFDSCRSGGMFKGVGGASSSGAASTADGSKSFRSGLSRMARNLSAAGYVVITACDDTEVSYESSDLQNGVFTEFFCEGLANGAADSNEDGLISAYEALSYAAPRVQEYVSAEFGPGAVQTPQLFASPDALRDVPIYRVQ, from the coding sequence TTGTTGTGCGGACATGCGCTTAAAACGACGCTGAGCCCAGGGACGTATGACGTTTCGATAACACACGAGAGGTTCATAAACGGCCTGACGTATCCCGGCGTGTGGGTGGTCGCGGACACGACGACTCACCTTGGCGAGGCCAAGCTGGGCTCGTTCTTCTATCTCATCATCGGGATAAACGATTACCCCGACGAAGCGAACGACCTGCACTATGCTGTTGCCGATGCGGATTTGTTGGAATCTACGCTCTGGGGCACCAATGGGTATGCGGGAAAGGTAGTGAAGCTAACCGACCAGCAGGCGACCAAGGCAGGCATTTTGAACGCCATAGCGGCCATAGGGGATGAGATGAGCCCGGACGGCCAGGATTACTTCGTCATGACCTTCTCAGGGCACGGCGCATCGGACGGTGAACCCAGCCCAAACCCCGGGGACCCTCCGTACGAGTGTCTTGTTGCCTCAGATGGTCAGGCCATCTACGACTACGAGCTGAGGCAGTGCGTGGCCTATTACATACCGGCGTCGCCGGTGACCGGGACCAGATACTGCACATTCATCTTCGATAGTTGCCGGAGCGGGGGGATGTTCAAGGGGGTCGGCGGCGCCAGCAGCAGCGGCGCTGCTTCGACGGCGGATGGGAGCAAGAGCTTTAGATCTGGCTTGTCGCGCATGGCCCGGAACCTCAGCGCAGCGGGGTACGTGGTGATCACCGCGTGCGATGATACAGAGGTCTCGTACGAATCCTCGGACCTCCAGAACGGAGTGTTCACGGAATTTTTCTGTGAAGGGTTAGCCAACGGGGCGGCGGACTCGAACGAGGACGGGCTCATAAGCGCCTATGAGGCTCTCAGCTACGCCGCGCCCCGAGTGCAGGAATATGTCTCGGCGGAATTCGGGCCGGGTGCAGTGCAGACCCCTCAGCTCTTCGCCTCGCCCGATGCCCTTCGTGACGTGCCGATCTACCGCGTGCAGTAG
- a CDS encoding ArsA family ATPase, with translation MAQAVSPAQPAMSGSMSEFLAAKPHLKYVFFGGKGGVGKTVMAGAAACWFAKQGRRTLLASTNPVHSLSSLLGQDVFGSPKPVEGAPGLEAYEIDTKDTIEKSKREISDKIRMFLKFADIPTKADDFVQTATMNPAFEESAMFENMINIMFEDKYEVYVFDTAPTANARRLLGMSQVYSLWVNKMLKSREEATALRKALSFRRKEEKDPLLDYLLSFRDRIGHARELLCDYDKTAFFFVTLPEALPIAVIKRFIGWFNDFGIPVGGVIVNGVIKAEDLDEGTSQFVLNRVEMQQSYMKQIYEMFPDVRAVVPLFETEVRGVPMIMRVAEALFKDGCSQKAGQAG, from the coding sequence GTGGCACAGGCAGTCAGCCCAGCGCAGCCGGCCATGTCCGGCTCGATGTCGGAGTTCCTCGCGGCGAAGCCTCATCTCAAATACGTGTTCTTCGGCGGCAAGGGCGGCGTCGGGAAGACCGTGATGGCCGGCGCCGCGGCGTGCTGGTTCGCAAAGCAGGGCCGCCGGACGCTCCTCGCGTCCACGAACCCCGTTCACTCGTTGAGCAGCCTCCTCGGGCAGGACGTCTTCGGGAGCCCGAAGCCGGTGGAGGGCGCGCCGGGGCTTGAGGCGTACGAGATAGACACAAAGGACACTATCGAGAAGTCGAAGCGCGAGATAAGCGACAAGATCAGGATGTTCCTCAAGTTCGCCGACATCCCGACGAAGGCCGACGACTTCGTCCAGACCGCCACAATGAACCCGGCTTTCGAGGAGTCGGCCATGTTCGAGAACATGATCAACATCATGTTCGAAGACAAGTATGAGGTGTACGTCTTCGACACCGCGCCCACGGCCAACGCCAGGCGCCTCCTCGGCATGTCGCAGGTGTACTCGCTTTGGGTCAACAAGATGCTCAAGAGTCGTGAGGAGGCTACGGCCCTGCGCAAGGCGCTGTCCTTCCGGAGGAAGGAGGAGAAAGACCCGCTCCTCGATTACCTCCTCTCGTTCAGGGACCGCATCGGACACGCCCGCGAGCTGCTCTGCGACTACGACAAGACGGCGTTCTTCTTCGTGACGCTGCCGGAGGCGCTGCCCATCGCGGTCATCAAGAGGTTCATCGGTTGGTTCAACGACTTCGGCATCCCGGTGGGCGGGGTCATAGTGAACGGCGTGATAAAGGCGGAGGACTTGGACGAGGGCACCTCGCAGTTCGTGCTGAACCGTGTGGAGATGCAACAAAGCTATATGAAGCAGATATACGAGATGTTCCCGGACGTCCGCGCGGTAGTGCCGCTCTTCGAGACCGAGGTGCGCGGCGTGCCGATGATCATGCGGGTGGCGGAAGCGCTCTTCAAGGATGGATGCAGCCAGAAGGCGGGCCAGGCCGGATAG
- a CDS encoding TRC40/GET3/ArsA family transport-energizing ATPase, with amino-acid sequence MSLAKFFEDYPDVRYIMYGGKGGLGKTTFSAATAYYLAKKGHKVLVFSVDPQASLSDIFERNIFGQGEVEILPNLYACEIDADRRIKEYQDEIRQKIRDMYGFEEIPEEIENYMQAASAEPAMEESAIFDEVVNIVVKGGYDYYIYDLVPLGHALYYLSMASVYDQWISKITRLREQMREYDRVMATVRREKELQEDQILNELQYIKGRINASSGILTDSRKTAFFFVLTPEEMIILDTKKAADMFAKFSVPIRGYIVNRVVPQELLGQNIPTYLRNRITMQKGFLEEIERSFGEKVLGRVPELESDVRGIPMIEKMAHAMFGGW; translated from the coding sequence GTGTCACTGGCGAAATTCTTCGAAGATTATCCGGACGTTAGATACATCATGTACGGCGGCAAGGGCGGCCTGGGAAAGACCACCTTCTCCGCTGCCACCGCCTATTACCTAGCCAAGAAAGGGCACAAGGTTCTGGTGTTCTCCGTAGATCCACAGGCGTCCCTGTCGGACATCTTCGAGAGGAACATCTTCGGGCAGGGCGAGGTGGAGATACTGCCCAACCTCTACGCCTGCGAGATCGATGCCGACCGCCGCATCAAGGAGTATCAGGACGAGATCCGCCAGAAGATCCGTGACATGTACGGGTTCGAAGAGATCCCTGAGGAAATCGAGAACTACATGCAGGCGGCGTCTGCCGAGCCAGCCATGGAGGAAAGCGCCATATTCGACGAGGTCGTCAACATCGTGGTGAAAGGCGGGTATGACTACTACATTTACGACCTCGTGCCGCTCGGCCACGCGCTTTACTACCTCAGTATGGCGTCGGTGTACGACCAGTGGATCAGCAAGATCACCCGCCTGCGCGAGCAGATGCGCGAGTACGACCGCGTGATGGCGACGGTGAGGCGTGAGAAAGAGCTTCAGGAGGATCAGATCCTGAACGAGCTGCAGTATATCAAGGGGCGCATCAACGCCTCGTCGGGTATACTCACAGACTCGCGGAAGACCGCGTTTTTCTTCGTGCTCACCCCGGAGGAAATGATCATCCTGGATACGAAGAAGGCCGCCGATATGTTTGCGAAGTTCTCAGTGCCGATACGCGGGTACATCGTGAACCGGGTAGTCCCCCAGGAACTGCTCGGCCAGAATATCCCCACATACCTGCGCAACAGGATCACCATGCAGAAGGGGTTCCTCGAGGAGATCGAGAGATCGTTCGGCGAAAAGGTGCTCGGGCGCGTTCCGGAGCTCGAGAGCGACGTGAGGGGCATCCCGATGATCGAAAAGATGGCCCACGCGATGTTCGGGGGGTGGTGA